The Flammeovirga yaeyamensis genome segment TTATGATTGCCAATCATTCTGGTGTCGATCCCTTAATAGTTCCTATTGCGATTGCATTTTTTGATAAAAGAATCAGTAAAACTAAACTTGGAGTAGTAATTAAAAAACCTTTTAGATTATCTGACGTTTTGGAAGGTAAACGTCCTTTTAAAGAGGAACTTAGAGCGTTTCTCTCACGTTATTCAAAACAGTATAGATCTTATGTTGAAGAGGCTATAGCCTTAGCGGAAAAATAAAAATATGACTACAGAAGAAATTCAATTTTATAAAGAAGAAGGGTTGCCTGAATTAGCAAACAACATCAAAAAGCAGCCACGTATTGAAAGTCCGATTGTCTTTTATGGGAGTTCATCTTTTCGTTTATGGACATCAGTTAGAGAGGACTTAAACAACGATCAAATCTTAAATATGGGGTTTGGTGGTTCTACACTAGAAGCATGTGCATTATATTTTAAAGAATTGTTTTCTGATATCGATCAACCTCAGAAAATATTTATATATGCAGGTGATAATGATTTAGGTGGAGGACAGCAACCTTCAGATATTTTAAATTCTTACAATAGTCTGTATCATCAAATAAGAGAAAGATATGGAGATGTTTTACCAATCGTGTATTTGTCGATTAAACCGTCTCCAAGCAAAGACAACATTCAATCTAAAATTGAAGAATCGAATCAATTGGTTTTTGATGAAATCAAGCACCAAACCAACGTTACTTATGTCGATATTTATCGCCCAATGTTAAATGATAATGGCAATAGCCGACCAGATTTATTTGAGGACGATATGTTACATATGCGACCTGAAGGGTATCAGGTATGGATTAAAGCATTACATGAAATGGTTTAAAGTAGAAGATTATAATATTTTATGTAACATCATTGAGAATAATGGAAATAAGTTCGTGAGTAATTAAAGATGTTGTAAGTATGTTTTTAAATTTAATAAACTACTTATTTACCTGTTACCTATGAGCATTCAATCTGTAAATGATGAGTTAAACCCTTCACTGAAAAGTTGGAATCAACATATTAATCTTTTAGAAAATTTAGCTGAAGCCTCAATTTTAGTCAATAAACAAGGAATAATTGAGTTTGCTAATAATGCAATAAAAGAATTATTGGGTTATGAAGCCAACGGTTTAATCGGGCGTAATGTGAGCTGTCTAATCCCTATGAATTATGTTAAAGACCATAATTCAAGAGTTGAATCCTTCTTTAAAAATGCCTCTAAAAGAAGAATGGGTGCTGGAAGTTCTCGTCCAATTTATGCCAAACATTTTAATGGGAAAACAAAACATGTAGATATATCTCTAAGCCCAATCAAAATAGAAGGCGAAGATAAAATTATAGCCATAATTATTGATGCAAAGCGAACGAGTGGAACAAACTCTAAGTATCAGAAAAAGATTGATTTGTATTATTCTTTAATCGAGCATAACACAGATCACTTATTTCAAATTGATCGTGAATTTAAAATTCTTTACATCAATCATGTCTCGCCTGGATTATCTAAGGAGGAAGTACTTGGGTCTTCACTGATTAATTTATTGCCCAATGAAGAAACTAAGTTCATGGTGAGTAATGTATTAAACGATGTTTTCACAAAAGGTTTAGCTGATTCTTATGAAATAGATTTTCCTTCTCCATTAGGGTCTTTGCATTATTCTACAACAGTAACTCCAGTGATACATGAGGGAGAAGTTATTCGATTAAACTTAATTACAAGAAACGTAACTGATGAGTATAATCGTAAAAATCAGCTTATAGAGTGGAAAAACTTTATTGAAAAAGTAGATTTAAACTCTCAGAATGGGATTTATATTTATAACATAAAAACAGGGACTAATTCCTATTTGAACAAAATGTACACTTCTATTTTAGGGTACAATCTAGATGAGGTGAATAGTTTTAGTCAAGCAGAGTTTATGGATCTTTTTCATCCTAATGATAAAGAAGCCATTGCAAAACACATGGAAGATGTAATCAATTCAAAAGAGGGGGAGACTTTTAAAATAGAATATAGATTCAAAGCTAAAAATGGGGAGTGGATTTGGTGTAGATCGAAAGATAGTGGGTTTGAATACGATGAAAATGGAAAATTGGTCTCTTTTATTGGTTCCTTTATCGATATAACAGATTTAAAAGATATAGAATTACAATTAATTCATAAGAATAAAGAAATAAATGATTTTGTATATAAGGCGACACACGATATCAAATCACCGATAAATAATATGGTGCAAATGATAGAGTTAAGTCTTGAAGATAATGAACCAGATAAAGAAGATTTAGAAATTTTAGAACACTCTATACATCGTTTAAAAAAATTAGTTTATTCACTTTTAGAGTACGGGAAAAGTGATCGTATGGAAGATGTAGAAGAGATAGACATAAATAAATTATTGGATGAGGTTTTGATAGATATCAATAGTGAAATTGAACATAGTTCTGCCGAGATTTATTATGAAAATTTACCGATAATTAATGCATCTAAAATTGGTTTATATAGAGTTTTTCAAAATTTATTAACCAATGCAATTAAATTTATGAATAAAGGTCAAAAACCTAGAATCACTATACGATGTAAAAGTCAACTACAGCATTGGATTTTTGAAATAACTGATAACGGCATAGGTATTCCTATTGAAAAAAGAGAGCATATTTTTGATGCTTTTAAAAAATTCCATAGTAGTAGAAAGTATGAAGGAAGTGGTTTAGGTTTAGCGAATTGCAAAAAAATAATAAACCTCCATGATGGTGATATTTGGGTGGAAAACAACCCTGAATCAGAAGGAAGTATCTTTTATTTTAGTATTAAAAAGACATTATAAAAAAAGAAGGTAATCTTTGATACACTATTTAAGATTACCTTCTTTTTTATTCATTAATTATGTTTTACTCGGTTTCTCACTTCATCTTTCTTTCCATTATTAAATACTTTATGATAGGCCCCCGTAATATAACCGGTAACTCTCCTTAAAGTAATAATATCTTTCGACTGACACTTATCACATTTCAGATCATCAAATAAACCTTCGTGATCACAGTTTAAGCATCGATCTCTTTGGATGTTAGTAGCAAAGTAATAAACTCCTTCTTCCATCGCTCCCTCAATTAGATTTTTATATAAATGAGGTGTTTTATTGATTTCCGATCGTAACTCTACATAAGTGATAGAACCACCTGAACAGTATTTATGATAAGGTGCTTCTATAGCAATCTTATCAACATAGTTGATGTTGTGCCATACAGGAACATGGAAAGAGTTGGTGATGAATTCTTTATCAAAAACTCCTTGAACATGACCGTATTGCTCTTGTAATTTTTTAGCGAAAGTATGACATAAACTTTCTGCAGGAGTGGCATATAAAGAGATATTCAAACGTCTTCTCCGACTTTCCTTATCACAGAAATTATGTAGATCTTTAATCAGGTTCAATGCTTTTTCTTGAGATTCTTCTGATTCACCATGATGCTTTCCTTCCAAAATCAATAAAGCTTCGGCAATACCGATAAACCCTAAAGCAAGTGTACCCGAATAAAGAATATCGCCAATTTTAGCCTTTTCGTTATACGGTTGATCGTGCTTCCAGATCTTGTTTTTATACATAAAAGGAGCTGCTCCCATTAGTTGCTTTCTTTGCCAACGTAAACGTGCTTCCATCATGTCGATTCCAATAAATGCCATCTCTTTTACAAGAGTACAGAATTCCTCCCATGAGTCAGTTTCCATCGCATATTTAGGAAGGTTCATGGTTACAGGAGATAGGTTTCCTCTACCCGATTTTCCGTTATAGCCATGTAGATTTTTTCCTAAACGTGTACGACACCCCATAGTGGCAGGGATTAAATCTGGAACAATTTTTCCGTTTTTATCCAAAATGTCATATACCTCTTGATGGGTGTTGACATAGTTAGGATAGACTCTTTTTATCGAGCACTCGTTGGCCAATTGGAAAAGATCCTCGTTTAAAATTTTACCTTCTTCCTTTCTGTATTGCCAAATTTGAATAGGGAAAATTGGAGTAGTTCTTTTCTCACCAATACCATCCATTGTGGCATTTAGCATGCATTCGATAAACAAACGACCTTCTCTAGAAGTATCACATCCATAGTTAATCGATACAAATGGAAGTTGATTACCAGCACGACTTTCTAAATGATTCAGATTATGAAGGAAAGCCTCGCAAGCTTGTTTAGTTTCTTCTTTTACTTGGTCCCAGGCAAATGTATCAGGATCGGGTACATTAAACTTAATGGCCGTTTCCATATGTTTATAGAAACTAAGTTTAATGAATTTGGCCATATGGAAATCGAAGGCATTAATAGCGATACCTCCAAACTGAGCGTTACTCTGACATTGTAAAACGACTGCTGTTACTTGCAAAGCAGAACGAATACTTTTAGGGGGACGCATAGTGCCATTCGTTGTATGAATGGGTTTGCTAAGAATTTCTCCAACATCAATAAACATACAGTTTTGCATTCCCACAGCATAAGAACTGAAGTCGTGGATATAAATCCACCCTTCTTCATGCATCTTTAAATGCTTTTCGGGAAGTAAGTAGGCTTTTGTGTATTCCTTGGAGATTTCACCCGACATACGGGTAAGTTTTGCAGTAAAAACACCTTCAGGCATGTTGGCGTTTTCGTTTTCTACATTAGTAAGGTTAATTGCTTCATTGGCGAATTTCAGCAATTTACTGTCTTGAGTGATGACCATGTCTTTTGAATTTTTTTGAAACAAAACACAAGGCGCTATTGTAGGAAGTGCAGTAACGTACATCAAATAATTTGGTGGACGCTGAAAACTTAGACATTAACTCGATGTCGGTGGCTTCATTTGCTTGGTAGGTCTTCTGACTTGACTCTAAAAATTGTCCTTCTCACTTTATACTTGATACATCTGATCAAGCAGAACAGCAATGGAGTATCAATTCTTTATCAGTTAAATTAAGAGAGCTAAATATGTAGTCAATTAGCTATTAAATTAAGTGATGACAACGAGTGCTATACAGCTACGAGCATAGTTCTAGATTCTCACTAGATTCCCTATTATTCCATTTTGGCACCATGCACTTTCAATTTGCAAACACCTGATTTAAAAAGCATTGATGACAATCACTAAAATATTTTAGGAATTTATAATATGCTGAAAATAGATAGTTTAAGGGGATGATTTATTAGAAAAATAAAAGGCTGTCACATTTATTATATGACAGCCTAAAATTCTTATATAAGATTAATTGAACTGAATTAGTTCGCTTCTTGACCTGTAGTAACGCTTACTTTAGAAGGATCGATTTGAATTCTTTCAAGAAGTCTTCTTAATGACTTTGCTTGACCTTTAAAAGAACCCGCCATAATACCGTTTAAGCCATTTGGATTTTCTTTTGCTTTCTCGATAGTATTCATAATCTCTAAAGCTTTATCAAAATCTCTTTTCATTGTGTAGGCTAATGCAAGGTTTAATTTTAAACCATCAGCAATTTCGCCATTTACTTTAGCTTTTTTGTCCTCATAGTTTGCTTCAGCAATTAGTTCCTCCCAAAGTGGAATTGACTCATCAATTGTTTCCATCACTTGGTCCATTGTCGTTTTCTTCTTCTTAGAGAAAGAGTAAAGTTTTTTAAATCTATCTGCTAAAGTTTCTTGAAGTTCAGTTAACTGCTTGTATTTAGGATGTGATCCTTTAGCACCAAAGATATAAATCAATTCTCTAGATGAGTCACTAAAAAGTTGTTCTTGAATATCAAGGTGTGCATAATAGATCGCGTATTTGAATATTTTTTTGTGCATTTCATCACGAATGTGTTGCTGCATAATCGCTCTTCTCGCTTCATCAGAACCCGCTTTATTAACTTGTGATTTTAAAGTGATGTATTCCACAAAGCTCGAAGCCTTATATTGTAAAGCTTTAGGATTTGATGCAAATAGGTCCTTTTCGTAAAGTAATTGTCTATCTGAAGAAGTGATTTTTAACATTGCCTTAGCTTTCAATTTTAAAGCAATATCGCTTCCTTTTAATTCTTTAAAAGAGTTAGCAAGAAAATCAATTGTT includes the following:
- the nrdD gene encoding anaerobic ribonucleoside-triphosphate reductase, whose product is MVITQDSKLLKFANEAINLTNVENENANMPEGVFTAKLTRMSGEISKEYTKAYLLPEKHLKMHEEGWIYIHDFSSYAVGMQNCMFIDVGEILSKPIHTTNGTMRPPKSIRSALQVTAVVLQCQSNAQFGGIAINAFDFHMAKFIKLSFYKHMETAIKFNVPDPDTFAWDQVKEETKQACEAFLHNLNHLESRAGNQLPFVSINYGCDTSREGRLFIECMLNATMDGIGEKRTTPIFPIQIWQYRKEEGKILNEDLFQLANECSIKRVYPNYVNTHQEVYDILDKNGKIVPDLIPATMGCRTRLGKNLHGYNGKSGRGNLSPVTMNLPKYAMETDSWEEFCTLVKEMAFIGIDMMEARLRWQRKQLMGAAPFMYKNKIWKHDQPYNEKAKIGDILYSGTLALGFIGIAEALLILEGKHHGESEESQEKALNLIKDLHNFCDKESRRRRLNISLYATPAESLCHTFAKKLQEQYGHVQGVFDKEFITNSFHVPVWHNINYVDKIAIEAPYHKYCSGGSITYVELRSEINKTPHLYKNLIEGAMEEGVYYFATNIQRDRCLNCDHEGLFDDLKCDKCQSKDIITLRRVTGYITGAYHKVFNNGKKDEVRNRVKHN
- a CDS encoding GDSL-type esterase/lipase family protein, whose protein sequence is MTTEEIQFYKEEGLPELANNIKKQPRIESPIVFYGSSSFRLWTSVREDLNNDQILNMGFGGSTLEACALYFKELFSDIDQPQKIFIYAGDNDLGGGQQPSDILNSYNSLYHQIRERYGDVLPIVYLSIKPSPSKDNIQSKIEESNQLVFDEIKHQTNVTYVDIYRPMLNDNGNSRPDLFEDDMLHMRPEGYQVWIKALHEMV
- a CDS encoding PAS domain S-box protein, encoding MSIQSVNDELNPSLKSWNQHINLLENLAEASILVNKQGIIEFANNAIKELLGYEANGLIGRNVSCLIPMNYVKDHNSRVESFFKNASKRRMGAGSSRPIYAKHFNGKTKHVDISLSPIKIEGEDKIIAIIIDAKRTSGTNSKYQKKIDLYYSLIEHNTDHLFQIDREFKILYINHVSPGLSKEEVLGSSLINLLPNEETKFMVSNVLNDVFTKGLADSYEIDFPSPLGSLHYSTTVTPVIHEGEVIRLNLITRNVTDEYNRKNQLIEWKNFIEKVDLNSQNGIYIYNIKTGTNSYLNKMYTSILGYNLDEVNSFSQAEFMDLFHPNDKEAIAKHMEDVINSKEGETFKIEYRFKAKNGEWIWCRSKDSGFEYDENGKLVSFIGSFIDITDLKDIELQLIHKNKEINDFVYKATHDIKSPINNMVQMIELSLEDNEPDKEDLEILEHSIHRLKKLVYSLLEYGKSDRMEDVEEIDINKLLDEVLIDINSEIEHSSAEIYYENLPIINASKIGLYRVFQNLLTNAIKFMNKGQKPRITIRCKSQLQHWIFEITDNGIGIPIEKREHIFDAFKKFHSSRKYEGSGLGLANCKKIINLHDGDIWVENNPESEGSIFYFSIKKTL